The DNA segment TGTGTGCTGAGGCCTGTGTGGGCAGCACATTAGATTTTTGAGAAGGCAAAAACCGCAATGGAATGATCTTGAGAAGATTTGGAGGATCATTTAAGGTCCCAGATCTTGGCCAAGAAAGTCAcctctggactttaaaaaacTGGAATTAGCCTGCTGGAAAATAGGACAGTGGTGGACTCTTTCCTGTCGTAAATGAATGTGGTCTCCCATCAATCCTGCATGGAGTGTGTAGCTTCATTCCATTGTAATTATCACTTTAATGTCCagaaatgtttgctttattCCAATGGACGGACTAAAAGACTTGTGTTCTCATCTCCTCAccactctcctccctctcctttcctttatttttttgcccTCCCTTTCAAATCTCCGACTGTATCATTCACTATTCTGTGCACCCCTTTACTATCCctgcctcctcctttctttttctttatctagTCCACATCCAGACATGTCGGGCCCTCATGGTAGTGTCAGTATTGATGGGCTTTATCGGCATCATCGTCAGCGTGGTGGGCATGAAGTGCACCAAGGTGGGAGATAACAACCCAGTCACCAAAACCCGCATCGCTGTGACCGGAGGAGCTCTCTTCCTGCTCGCAGGTGTGATTTCTGCTGTGTTATCTCTATATTTCATTTAGTATACTAATACTGCAGTATCTCCAGCAAGCAGTGCATTTAGAAAGAGTAGTCTGGCATTTTTCTAGTCTGAGTGTCTCACCAGGGGTGTTTTGGGTAATTAGAGTCCCtgctgtaaacaggaagtggtcaTTTTAGAAGCATTAGCTCTTGACCTCAGACATAAACCACAAGCCCAGGGGAGAAAATTAGCCAGACACGGATTCCCCAattcatttgtgtgttgttttagcttCAGTGAATGTTTGCAGGATTCACTGATGGGCTGCAGAGAACAGCCACACTGTTGTTAAGCTTTTCTCCCTTTACAGGTCTATGTACACTGGTGTCTGTGTCCTGGTATGCCACTCAGGTGTCCTATCAGTTCTTCAACCCAAATACACCGCCCAACGCCAGGTATGTGGAAGAACTGCTGCCAAGCTCCGAATTATATACAGTACTATACTTTAGattatatacatgtacataatatattaatgtgacacattttattcagcATGCATGGATAAAAAGGCATTTTGTGTATACAGTCTAGAGTCAAGATATCTATTGACGATTAACCTCTATTTAATACTGCCCCACCCTTCTTCTAATGTGTCAAAGGCAACAGCACTCAAATCATTAGAAAAtgtgctgtttcttttctctctcgctttctcttgATTGCTcttcaactttttattttgttcactgACATATTTGACAGTTCCTTCACTATCTCTCATTATCACACCAGTCTGCTGCTAGATACGTAGCAGttgttttacaataaaataaatggccATACCTTTGTGACAAAGTAAATCAGTACTGTAGTATTTGAGTTTAGCAGTCATTGGTGTTCAGTGCTGCATAGTTACGGGACCATTGGAGTGTATTACGTGAGGAGCAGGGTCTTTTTTAGGGGCAGGAACTACAGCCTAAGAACCAAGGTTCCTGCAGTCATGTAGGTAATAATCATAGCTACATGGCTGGCGTTAACTGCTAACACTTTATAATTTACAGTAGAGTCATAAAGATGGCTTGCTTCAGCTGCTAACATTTCTGTAAACATGTAAGCTAATAACAGCTGTTAATTATTGTCGATAAACATGACTAATACTAGCTGCAAACAGTTGACAATTATGCTCAATAAACATAGCTTGGCTGAGCTGTTAAAAGGTCCCAATTATGGCTAATAAACATGGATAGCTTTAGTTTTTAACAATTCGTAATTATAGCTAGCCAATATTTGCTTCTAAGATTTCCTAATATCGACCTATTATGAACATGGATAGCTTTAGCTGCTGCCAAAATAAAGTTTAGGTTTTTGTCCATGCATGTTAGCATGAAgtgagataaaaagaaaaagaaaacaatgcttgtcttattttgaaaatactttTGCACTGCCTAAGAGATGGCcttttttgaatatttcttgTGTCAAACTGCTTgaaatttcttgttttttgtcatCCAACGAGTTGGAGCTAATCACAATAATTCCTCGGAAGAAATGTAAGCAGACTGTAGGCCTATACCTCTTTGTAACCTTTTCCTTCATCTTTCTTGCACAGGTATGAGTTTGGCTCGGCCCTGTTTGTGGGCTGGGCGGCGGCCAGTCTGACGGTTCTGGGCGGCTCCTTGCTGTGCTGCTCCTGCTCTAAAGACGACATGCGAGGGCAGCAATATTACCGCCAATCACAGCCTTCCACAGCCAGGGAGTACGTGTAAAACCCACCCCCTTCCAGCAGCCACCCAAACAGAGAGCATCAGACATGCTTGGCACCACCCACTACTTCTTTTTTGACAAATTAAACCtgctaaaacaaaacagaacaacacaaaaagactATCAAGAGTACACACATGCAATCAAATTGTACACTGAACATTCATTATTTATGAGCAGACAACATACATATTTCATGTCAATCATCCAGCTAACATATAATGATGAGCTCATGTGAACAGAAACCTCACATTTgcattattgtcattatttaatCTGACCACAAAATCACAGCTACTGACTCTGAGTTATCCATTTTCTGAGAGataaaaagtaaacaaataacaaacatttgtttcttgAAACAGCAAAACTACATTTGAAATGTACACAAAGGCAAAATATAAGGTGTATCACAGCAGATACCCAGAGAGAACGGACATGGAGCTAGAAATATCCGTACTGCAACACATTTATTAGCATGTCCTATGCTTCCTGGTTGGAGCTGCATGCGTGGTTTGTCTCCATATTGCTTTGTGTATTCACACTCCACTGGTGCAGTTATGTTGTGTAAAGGGAGAGCTCCAAACCACTgagcaaaaccaaaaaaagttaCTCAGCAGGCTCCTCTGCTGTGGTGGGAGAAACAGAAGGTTGGCTTGTACAATCTTATCCAGGAAAACAAGACTGTTAGGCCGTGATCACAGAGGACAATGATTCCTCCTGCTCAGACTCAAAGCAGAGTCGCAGGTAAACGCTGAGCAAAGAAGGCACAGAGGAATGACATTTTTGAAACTAAAAAAGAGCCAGCTTAAAATGAACTGCCTAACTGTGAAAAGGATGAGGAGCCAAAATAATGAAGATAAAGTTTATAGAACTTTTAGAGACCATTCTGGTGACGTGGTGGTGATTTTTCTAGTGAGCTTTAATTCAGTTCTATTtagttaaattttatttatatactgccaaatcataacatatatcatcatatctcatgacactttccatctagagcaggtctagaccgtagttctctttataatattatctacagagactcaacaatttccaccatgagcaagactgtggcaaggaaaaacttcctttaagaggccGAACGTCAAACCTTTAACTATAATACGTCTAAAAACACTGGACTCTGCTGAGAAAATATCCACCAGGTGGTAGTTTTGAATTGTTGAGTGTAAAGTCGCACCAAGTTGCTAAACCACCACCCCAAAACTCCAGAATAATATCTCAGAAGATCTCATTAGCTGTGTCCAGATGAAGACAgcgtactgtatgtgtgattaAACCAACCAAAAAGGCAGATAACGGTGAAGAAGCAGGTGTGTTCAGTGTCCTGTGTCATTAAGGCCTCAGGCGTCCATTTTCTAACAGCTGAGGAATCTCCTCACTTTAAAAGAAGCTAGTTCTTTACAATGTCCTGTCTTAGATAACAGTCACGTGATGAGAGCTGCCCATGAAAGCACAGTCTGAACTGCAGGAGTGGAGGTGAACTGTTAGTAAAAGGTGTTAGCTCGTACGGAGTGTGAGTGTTGTTAATGATTTCACCATTTTACTCAACACTAAGACAAGGTGGAGGTTCTCATGAACATGTACCATACTCCATTTACTAACACCATCATTCCAGATTTATACGCGTCTTCATCTCATAATCTCTTCTATAACCATCCCAATGTCTAAGATCTGTGTTATTTCATAtacttctcacacacacataatcatcATAAGCTAAAGGACACTAGTGGattaaacattatttcacaATAGATCATAAGCTAGCATGATTCTTAAAACAGAGTTGTAAATATTATAAACCATGTCATATATAACTTTAAAGCAATAGAACTGAATACAGGTGATTTGGCAACTCCATGAGAATGAATTTCAATCAATAAAATCAGCATTAGAGCCTGTAAACCTCAACAGTGGGTCTAAATTGGCTCCCAAGCTTCCCCTCCCACATCACTTTGCTTTCATTTGTGTCTCTAATAGAGCGGGTCCATCACTGTCCCACATAATAGAGCCATTAACTTTTCTTAGAATTGCTCCAAGTCCCCCCATTTCCCAGTCATACAGCCTCTCTTCTTGGTAGGAACTTGTTTGTGGAGAGCTCTGTTATTCTCAGATTGGGGGGTTGTAGGTCTTTAGGAAATTCCTTGTGCCCTTTAAATAAAGGGGGATGTCAGGCGTCACTGGTCTGTCAGTAGCAGCTGTGCTTTGAATAGGGATAGTACAACAACAAGTCTGATAAAAAACTACCTATGCTATGtccaaagaaaaatatacaataatttAATGattaacattttgggaaatgtgcttatttgctttcttgccagatgagaagattgatgccatTTTTGTTTGCCTATTATTCATGAAGCTATAGcaagttagcttagcataacatACAGACTGGAAGCATTGGGCAACAATTAGCCTGCTCTGTCTGaagctaaaaaacaaataacaacaatTTTTGAGATTTCGAGGTAAATGGTGTTTCTTTTTGACTCTAGCTTCATGTTtagtgtacagacatgagagcaCTATCAATCTtagcaaaaaaacagaaaaggtgtTACCCGAAATGTAAAACTAGTCCCTAAAAACAAGAGTACAGTCAGAGAAATCCGACTTAATGTGATGTATTTCACCTTTATCAATTAGCACGTCATGactaatatttatttgaaacatgTAATCTTTAAACCGTACATTATTTGCCAGCTGACATGTAGCATCACCTGCCATGTTCCCTCCCACTGACTTTCCTCCACCCTTTTTGCTAatcatcagtgttttctgtctaaTAACTTGTTGTGAGAATCTGAGAGGTCTTGATGTGTCTCTTATTTCCCCTCCTGTCCTCTAATCCTGTTCTTCTCTGaatgtcttcttctctcctctaaTTCAGGGCAGAGTTGTTGAGTGAAACTAGTTTCCCTGACTGATCAGCCCCTGCCTTTTTATCGAGGACTGTCCGACTGTCCAACCACTGTCTTCCcccattttttcccctttttaccTCTTAGACCTTAAATTTGGACCTCTTGTAGTAGAATATTCCTCTTCCCTCAGTACTACATCTGCACCTTATCAGTTTCAATGGGAACCAAGATGCATTGGCTTCTCCCATTTTTTCCCTACCTTCTGAGCCTTTTCTGTAAATATGGACTCTTAAAGGACATGTGATCAGACCTTCTATTTAAGAAGTGCGGTGGTCTCCATTTCAGCCTGTCAACCCTCTACTACACCTCCCACAACCCTTTCTGTCCCATTATTGGCCAAAAGTTAACAATGAGTTGATTAAAGCCTTTGTGGTTTTGTTGCGCTGATTTATGATTTCACTTATATCCTATGAcctctggggttttttttgtttcttttgtttgtaaaTGTATCTTTTGCgtttattttgtttgctgtgACTGTACTTTGACTGAAacgtgtctttttttcccttttgaatTGCAGAGCAAATGTTAAAAGTACCCCACCAGAGAAAAGGGAGCAGTACTTGTAGTTTGGGAGAGTCTTCTGGCCTTACCATGGTTTAGATTCTGTCAACAGACAAAACACTCTCACTGAGGAAttcaaaacagacagacatcattAAAGAATGAATTTGTGAACAGCGACCTTTCAAGTGCATTGCAGCAATATAATCTTTGTTGGATTAAAAGAAATAGTTTTGGGGAGGTTTGATGACGTAGTTTCAGGGGGATTGACAAAGATGATATccttgtcttgtctgttttgttGACTTTGGGAGAGACAGTCATTCAGGGTATGTTTTctataacatgttaaaatgcccgGGTGTATATACCACCTActctatcctttttttttctttttttttttttttactacatatatataatgttttactACAGTGCCTTATAACACATGTTTGTGCACATGTATGTTTTTGACATCATGGATTCTTCATAGTCTCACACCCTGTTTGAGGGATGTGTGTTCATAGCTCCTCTGCCAGCAGTTCTGTATGcctttatttgtattattgttgGATTTCTGAAAATGAATGTGAAGCTACTCTGCAGTACCACTTACGAAACAACAAAGACATGCAGTACATATGATAGATCTTCAGCATAGTGCCTTATGCCACTGTTTGTAAGAAGCTCTGTACCTGTTTCCACGTAGCCTGGATTGAGGATATACCCagtacattcattttgttttgttaagtgCCAATATGATTTTGTGTGAATGACAGAGTCGTTGTATTATTGACTCTAAAggatgtactgtactgtgtgctGTCTCCTGTACTAAGGAACACCAGTTTGCTGAGTGTTCAAATGCCCTTCTGATGCCTGCATTTATTTACCATGCCATTCCTTTCTCTAATATTTACCTCCTTGATGTTGTGTATCATCTCATTTACAGTATAGccctgtctgtttcttttagAATAAAGTAAACAGAGACATAAAAATGGATTTGGCCATGAGTCAGTGTTTATTAGTTGTTTCCTAACTTTTCACCCTCAGCTGACTTTCCATCCACCCCCCTGCTCGTTCCTACTTCTTTCCAGCTCAAATACTTCTTTTGCACCCTGTTGTTCAATAATTGCAGACGTGGAATTTCACTTCTGCTCCACTGGACTGTGGCACATTCTCAGAGGTGGACTCACAAAGTTAACTTGCTCACCACTGCTACAACTGACAACAAGACTTGAATTTTCCTTGTTGAGTTTTAACTATGAAACAGTTGTAAAATCATGAGCTTGGAATGAATTGTTAGTTTCTGTCTGGGTGGATGCAGATTTTTACATCCCTGCTGGTGAACCAGAATTTTTCAACCAGAAATCCTCATTTTAATTACTTGTCAAAAGCAAGTGTAAATCCACTGTCTGCGGACAACCATTTAGAAGCCTCAAGTTTGGCATTGTGGCTATTgccatctgttttcttttgttttttgtttttgagccagaagtgaccatattcAGATGAGAGTACTGAGCTATTGGGTCATTGCGGGTTGCTTTCGACTCAGcaggtaaacatgttttttgaaaacatcttgatttatttttgatcaACACTGCCTAATTTGGCAGTTTAGCTGGATGAACTCTTCACAAGGATAACCAGCGTTATCATCTATgttactctaaatgggaccattGTTTAgtaaatgaacatcatgctgtatggaagaagacttggAACTAGTGACTAAAAACCTACACTCATGAGAAATGTGCATAAATGAAGTGAGAAGTAGGATAATTTCTCAATAAGTCTCAACCCTCTActggccattagaaagaataCAGGTTGAAGACCCACTGTTGGATTCACTTCGCAGACCTGGAAGCTAAACTCTCAATGGTCAAAACCTGGTACCtgcattacccacaatgcaactcacCGCCAGTACTTCAGTCAAAGATTCAGGTGTGTTGCTAGTAATGTCTAATGTAGCCTTGAGCTAttagcctcaagcagagatgatgAATGGGCTTCTGAGATCTCCACAGCCTGGGTTTCCCATTCTCAAACCAGGCAGGAGTTCTTCTTTACTTTTGTATTTAAGAAGGAGTTAGCCAGATCAAGTTAGGCTTTTTAGAACAAAACCTCATCCTTTCCTTTACAGAGCTGTAGATACATGTGAAATAAAGAAACCCTTACCATATAAAGACCCTCTCGATTCAGCTAATTCAGAGTACTAAAGGCTTGCATTAGTTCCGGATGAACTTCAGAATGCGTTTTTTCACACAGAACAAGAGCTGTGAACGCAGAACATCTTTCCTCGCCCCGCTGTTCAAAGtcttcaattcaattcaattcaattcaattcatttcaattcaattcaattcaattcaattcaattcagttcagttcaattcaattcaattcaattcaatactTTATTGTCCCTGATGGATAAATCTGGTGCAGCTTAAAAAACACATAGGATAAACATACTgcacatacaacaacaaaaatcactaTTACAAGTAAGTAACAAGAAAGACAGTGTGCATACTGCAGCAATGACGACTAAACAGGTAATAAAGAACTTTAAGTTGCACCAAGGAAGAAATAGAAACATGAAAGACATTAGAGAGACAGTTCCCAAGGACATTAATCTAACTTAATGATTTAATGTCATTGTGTGAGAAAGTACAAAGTGAGGAGTGAGCAACataagttcaggttaatgtgtGGCCAGTCCTTAAGATTAAGACAAAACAGACAGTTATAATTGATTCAGTGAAGGATCTAATACACAGAgtcataacttttttttgtttaaaatagtttaagAGCTTAAAATAGATTAACTTAAAAACTGCCATGATGCAGCAGGAAACTTGCAGACCTGCTAACTTGCAGGTTTCAGGCTTGTGAGAAAAAGGAGTCTGCAACTTTCAGTCAGAAAGTGCGAACGGATGTTTAAATTGGAGTCATGTCAAGAAGAGGTCTCTTCATGGCTGGCATGGTgaggaggaatgattacagTGACCAGTAACCTTCAGCATACATACAGACATGTGGGAATTGTGGGTCAAAATGTGAACCCTGTCTTTAAGAAGATCACATAAGCATGAGCAAAGGTCTTGAATTTGTGGATGATTTGAATGAATTACTACCAATGCCGAGTTCACTAGCAGCTCGGGCAGTCCACAAAAGCCAAGGTTcgttgataaaaaaaaatatatataataaattgaataataaagatgtttttactAAAGAGACAGGCTGTCTGTGAGGTTGTACACAGAGTTAAGATAAGATAGTTTGAGAAAAATGCATAGTGAAGACACCGGTGATGGGAACAGAGCATGGACGTGAAATCTCACATACACCTGACATGTACATGTGGATTCACCTACACTACCCATGACTATACAGTCTGTTCCACAATACTGATGTGCACCACTGACACTATTTAAGActgtcatgcaaaaaaaaacaacatttccattTGCTCCAACTCTGGGTACACTGTACAGAAGCATTTCACAACAACTGTGATTTATAGCACATTCTTCAAACTCACATCCAAATGAAACATCTGCACCGTCTCTGCATTTTGCTGCTACGCTCGACCACAGTGAAACATATTTTCTGCCCTCTTATCAGAGATAAATGTTTACTGATGTGAGATattcagcagcaacacacatttataaattcatttttactgtAAGGAAATATGTTGATACACACAACAGTGGTTACTTACATAATGAACCCTGTGAGCCAAAGCTTGCAGCAGAAACCAAATCATTATAGTAAACACAGGAATGTGTTTTAGCACTCTGAATGATGGATCGTACCACATCGTGGTAATAAAGGAATGTGTGACTGGAAATGATCCCCTTTATTGCTAAACTGTAAACATCATTACAACAATATGACTTGTTTTCATAGTGAAACCTGTCATTCATCTTGAGGTGAAAAATGAGGGCACACATGAGGactttattgaaaagtagcaTGGAcgccaacaacaacaccagaaGAATATCCAAAGTGCTAACATGTGCATGTCAAAGCTAAAAGATACACTGtacacattttgtcatttctaaATGTAAGTCTTGTAGCTGGAGGTAGACTGTGGTGATACGACAGCATTGGTTTGACTGTGAGCGAATTTCGGTTGCATCCTGATGGCATCACTGATATGAAACACACTCCTGACTGTCAGCAGAGCTGAGGCAAGAGAGCAGAACACACTTCCCACCATCAACCAGTATGAGAGCCCAAACTCAAACGTTATTCCTGGCATCCCCAGAGTCACctgttggagagagaaagatgcagaAGTAGTGACGGGAGCACATTATTTCTTACTCTGAATATGCCTTCAAGGCATGAAAACTTTCTCCCTCtgatttttcctcctcctgcctctaATGGTGTTATTAGAAATGCAgtaactgcagagaaaaaaatggataTTGCAATTTCAAAATAACGTCTACCctcatttctctttgttttgtttgtatcttcTCCCTCCGTGAGAGCCGTTCTCTGTATTCCACTGCCTGCTAGCTACATTAGTTTGTAAAGTGTCTACTGGACCTCAGCTCTTGCTGTTTATTTTAGCTTGACTTAGCAGGTTTGTCTCTGAGTGGGATATTAAGCTTCAGTTTGTGCTTTCCAGCAAAACACACTGTGGCTGGCACACAGCAGATTCAGGAGCAGATGACtaaattatatgaaaaaaaaaaaaatcataatgcAGTTATCATTATCTCCATGGACCTCTTCATTATGTGCAACCctttacagaaaatgttttctggttttggcTCCTCTGGCTGCTTTACCTCAACCCTAATGGACAGTAAAGTGAACTCCTGCAAAATGTAGCTGCTtttagctaatgctagctcagtttgttagctgggctgtcTGGAGCTGGTGGCGTGAGCACCAGAGGAGTGTTAATGTTtataccacaggtgttttggaccactgggaagaagaggcTGATGGGGAGTaaagccagtgtcatgccagaactggagctggctGAGAGGGCGATGTAACTGCCTCacgctcagcagcctctacagACATAATGGCTGATGCGAAGAGGACTTTGACGAGAGGAAGCTAAGGAGtgagtgaccgagcaagaagatgctgaaagaaaacaccaaGGTGGGACTAAGCAAAATgtctatgtcttgtgttgttgtacttACTTGTTGTTTGGCCTGctagcaaagttgtcgactcgctagtttttgatcaatAGTAAtgtaatcacaacaaatacttgtgtgcagctgtccatatttacagaaagtggtattgcactctgaagcTAAATAGCAAAAATATCAATTCCTTGGCAATTTTGCTTTAATTGATgagcaaaggaaaggaaattaCGACGTTTAACCATATTCTGTTTGGTATTggctttagttttttttaaggaaTTCAGTAAAATCATGTGAAATGGTGTCGTGTTGTGTGATGACACCTACTTCCTGTCTGTATCTGGTACAAGTGTCCACACCATACCACAGCAGGCCagctgcaccacacacacctgagacacacacacacacacacacacacacatgctcatagAGATAGAAGAGTCAGAAGTTCAACACTACAACTGCtgtaaataacaacaaactaaatggtgtggaaatgtatttgaACCAGAGAATGATATGAATCTGAAGTAGTCACCCCCTGTGTTGAAACCACAAACCAAGCAAACTGCTTCTGGCTGGATTTGATTAAAGCTTGTTTTTGAGAGTGAGCAGCTGCAGTACAGACCTCCAAACAGGCAGAGGGCGCCAGAGATCTGCAGCAGCCTGCCCTGAGCCAGCACACTGGGGATCAATGTAGTGCACCTTAGGCCAGGTATCAAGATCAGGATGGAGAACACAGACACTACACTCATCCCTACCAACGCTACTCTCATGGCCAGCAAATCAGCTGTGGGAGGAAACATACACCGGACTGAAAAGTAGCTCATGGCAGGGTACAGTACACCCAGAACCTAAAATAGatcctgacatttaaaaaatgcagtcaAAACAGTTTATAAAGAGGGATCACAGATGAAGTCAAGAATAATTTCCTGTTAAATTAAGATGTGCATTTGCATGAAGGCCCATAAGGGACAGGAGCAGCAAACAAACGTGTTatgaaagtaaatgttttaacTAGCTATATCCCAAGTTCATCAGCTGTTATACTGTAAACTGACATATACTACTTACATATTCATATATCAGGAATAATAAACCTGAACTAAACTATATGATAATCTATATAACAATACCAACAGGGGCATTGTGTTATATTTAAGTGACCCAAAACTGAAAATTACACAATACAGTGAACAGCTATTAAAAGCAAGCACAACCTTTTGCAAAAACATTTGAGGCCATGTAGCGATTATAACAGATAAAAGTTAGCACTGTTTCATGAGCAGTGAACAGTGATGAGAgtgaacaaaaaccaaaaaacaacaacaagcaaactATAATTTTTGATCATTTAGACCCTCCCATCTCCACTGAGCATTAAGGTTTCAGTTATCGTCATCCAATGACCGGCAGTTTCCTGtcctgtattttgtattttgaatgcTGGTGGTTGATATACTTTAAATCACAGATAATAGCTTTGAACAACATATCACATCAGACACCTCTGCAGTGATATTT comes from the Larimichthys crocea isolate SSNF chromosome VI, L_crocea_2.0, whole genome shotgun sequence genome and includes:
- the cldn19 gene encoding claudin-19 isoform X2, which gives rise to MANSGLQLLGYFLALGGWIGIISTTALPQWKQSSYAGDAIITAVGLYEGLWMSCASQSTGQVQCKIFDSMLSLDIHIQTCRALMVVSVLMGFIGIIVSVVGMKCTKVGDNNPVTKTRIAVTGGALFLLAGLCTLVSVSWYATQVSYQFFNPNTPPNARYEFGSALFVGWAAASLTVLGGSLLCCSCSKDDMRGQQYYRQSQPSTAREAELLSETSFPD
- the cldn19 gene encoding claudin-19 isoform X1 — protein: MANSGLQLLGYFLALGGWIGIISTTALPQWKQSSYAGDAIITAVGLYEGLWMSCASQSTGQVQCKIFDSMLSLDIHIQTCRALMVVSVLMGFIGIIVSVVGMKCTKVGDNNPVTKTRIAVTGGALFLLAGLCTLVSVSWYATQVSYQFFNPNTPPNARYEFGSALFVGWAAASLTVLGGSLLCCSCSKDDMRGQQYYRQSQPSTAREANVKSTPPEKREQYL
- the cldn19 gene encoding claudin-19 isoform X3; amino-acid sequence: MANSGLQLLGYFLALGGWIGIISTTALPQWKQSSYAGDAIITAVGLYEGLWMSCASQSTGQVQCKIFDSMLSLDIHIQTCRALMVVSVLMGFIGIIVSVVGMKCTKVGDNNPVTKTRIAVTGGALFLLAGLCTLVSVSWYATQVSYQFFNPNTPPNARYEFGSALFVGWAAASLTVLGGSLLCCSCSKDDMRGQQYYRQSQPSTAREYV